In Rhodamnia argentea isolate NSW1041297 chromosome 4, ASM2092103v1, whole genome shotgun sequence, the following proteins share a genomic window:
- the LOC115730994 gene encoding glutaredoxin-C4 has product MAAAVRRCILYTALSLLVLGSSLGSSAGSPEASFVKKTISSHKIVIFSKSYCPYCRKAKAVFKELNQIPHVVELDERDDGSEIQDALSQRIGRRTVPQVFINGKHIGGSDDTVEAYESGELSKLLGIDGKQEEEL; this is encoded by the exons ATGGCGGCAGCGGTGAGGAGGTGCATCCTGTACACGGCATTGTCGCTGCTGGTCTTGGGATCTTCTTTGGGATCTTCGGCCGGAAGCCCCGAAGCATCTTTCGTGAAGAAGACCATCTCTTCGCACAAGATCGTCATCTTCTCCAAGTCCTATTGCCC ATACTGCAGGAAGGCAAAGGCTGTATTCAAGGAATTAAACCAGATACCTCATGTTGTTGAGCTTGATGAGAGAG ATGATGGATCGGAAATTCAGGATGCCTTAAGTCAAAGAATAGGGAGGCGTACTGTACCCCAGGTGTTTATAAATGGCAAGCACATTGGAGGTTCCGATG ATACAGTCGAAGCGTATGAAAGTGGGGAATTAAGTAAGCTCCTAGGAATTGATGGAAAACAGGAGGAGGAACTGTGA